In the Enterococcus saigonensis genome, one interval contains:
- the ychF gene encoding redox-regulated ATPase YchF, which translates to MALTAGIVGLPNVGKSTLFNAITKAGAEAANYPFATIDPNVGMVEVPDWRLQRLTELVHPKKTVPTTFEFTDIAGIVKGASKGEGLGNQFLSHIRQVDAICHVVRCFDDDNITHVEGRVDPLEDIDTINLELVLADLESINKRYTRVAKVAKTKDKDAVAELAVLDKIKPVLEEGQSARSIEFSDDEQKIVKSLFLLTTKPVLYVANVSEDDVANADDNHYVQEVRNFAATENAEVIVVCARAEEEIAELDDEDKAEFLEALGIEESGLDQLIRAAYDLLGLATYFTAGEQEVRAWTFRKGIKAPQAAGIIHTDFERGFIRAETVSFEDLNKYGNMHAAKEAGRVRLEGKDYVVQDGDVMLFRFNV; encoded by the coding sequence ATGGCTTTAACTGCCGGAATCGTTGGTTTACCCAACGTAGGAAAATCAACTTTATTTAATGCAATCACAAAAGCAGGTGCAGAAGCTGCAAACTATCCTTTTGCAACAATTGATCCTAATGTCGGAATGGTGGAAGTGCCAGATTGGCGCTTGCAACGATTAACTGAACTGGTGCATCCGAAAAAAACAGTACCAACAACGTTTGAATTTACTGATATTGCTGGTATTGTAAAAGGCGCCAGCAAAGGAGAAGGTTTAGGAAACCAATTTTTAAGTCATATTCGCCAAGTAGATGCGATTTGTCATGTCGTGCGTTGTTTTGATGATGACAACATTACGCACGTTGAAGGCCGTGTTGATCCGTTAGAAGACATCGATACAATTAACTTGGAGCTTGTTTTAGCAGATTTGGAATCCATTAATAAACGCTACACGCGTGTTGCTAAAGTTGCTAAGACAAAAGACAAAGATGCAGTAGCAGAATTAGCTGTTTTAGATAAAATCAAACCGGTTTTAGAAGAAGGCCAATCTGCTCGTAGTATTGAATTTAGCGACGATGAACAAAAAATCGTGAAAAGTTTATTCTTATTAACTACAAAACCGGTATTATACGTGGCCAATGTTTCAGAAGATGACGTAGCAAACGCTGATGATAATCACTATGTCCAAGAAGTACGGAATTTTGCGGCAACTGAAAATGCAGAAGTAATTGTGGTCTGTGCGCGAGCAGAAGAAGAAATAGCAGAATTAGATGATGAAGATAAGGCTGAATTTTTAGAAGCTTTGGGGATTGAAGAATCCGGTCTTGATCAATTAATTCGTGCGGCTTATGATTTGCTAGGTTTAGCCACTTATTTTACAGCTGGTGAACAAGAAGTGCGGGCGTGGACGTTCCGTAAAGGGATTAAAGCACCACAAGCCGCAGGAATTATTCATACTGATTTTGAACGTGGCTTTATTCGAGCGGAAACTGTTTCTTTTGAAGATTTGAATAAATATGGCAATATGCACGCTGCTAAAGAAGCTGGACGTGTTCGTTTGGAAGGCAAAGATTACGTCGTGCAAGATGGCGATGTCATGTTGTTCCGTTTTAACGTCTAA
- a CDS encoding DUF951 domain-containing protein has product MYDLGDIVEMKKPHACQANRWEIIRMGADIKIKCTNCGHIVMMTRRDFEKKMKKILEKAPEK; this is encoded by the coding sequence ATGTACGATTTAGGTGACATTGTAGAAATGAAAAAGCCCCATGCATGCCAGGCTAATCGCTGGGAAATTATACGGATGGGAGCTGACATTAAAATTAAATGTACGAATTGTGGTCACATCGTCATGATGACCCGCCGCGATTTTGAGAAAAAAATGAAAAAAATACTAGAAAAAGCGCCCGAAAAGTAA
- a CDS encoding ParB/RepB/Spo0J family partition protein: MKNKGKGLGRGIDALFQDLQDLEEVDVKTEEVVDIPLSELRPNPYQPRKTFDESSLQELAASIERSGVFQPIIVRKSAVKGYEIIAGERRFRASKLAQRENIPAIIRDFDEESMMQVAVLENLQREDLNPLEEAEAYEMLMKNLKLTQAEVAERLGKSRPYIANYLRLLTLPKLVKEMVQDDRLSMGQARTLLGLKDKSQILKLANRCVKENLTVRQLEQLVNTLNEKKVEKKTPPRVVKEKPYYLREGEDRLMDKFGTNVEILEKDGKGKIEIEYLSQKDLTRILDILDIRFDES; the protein is encoded by the coding sequence GTGAAAAATAAAGGCAAAGGCTTAGGGCGGGGCATTGATGCTTTATTTCAAGACTTACAAGATTTAGAAGAAGTAGACGTAAAAACAGAAGAAGTTGTTGATATTCCTTTAAGTGAATTGCGCCCTAATCCTTATCAACCACGAAAAACCTTCGATGAATCTTCTTTGCAAGAATTAGCAGCATCCATCGAGCGTTCTGGTGTATTTCAACCGATTATTGTCCGTAAATCTGCAGTAAAAGGCTATGAAATTATCGCTGGTGAGCGTCGGTTTCGTGCTTCAAAATTAGCACAGCGGGAAAATATTCCTGCAATTATTCGCGACTTTGATGAAGAGTCTATGATGCAAGTGGCTGTTTTGGAGAATTTACAACGAGAAGATTTAAATCCGTTGGAAGAAGCAGAAGCCTACGAAATGTTGATGAAGAATCTGAAATTAACGCAAGCCGAAGTAGCCGAACGATTAGGAAAAAGTCGTCCGTATATCGCCAATTATCTGCGTTTGTTAACGTTGCCCAAACTAGTCAAAGAAATGGTACAAGATGATCGTCTGTCTATGGGACAAGCACGAACGTTATTGGGGTTAAAAGATAAAAGCCAAATTTTAAAATTAGCAAATCGCTGTGTAAAAGAAAACTTGACGGTTCGTCAATTAGAACAACTGGTAAATACATTAAATGAGAAAAAAGTAGAGAAAAAGACACCTCCGCGTGTGGTTAAAGAAAAACCCTATTACTTGCGAGAAGGGGAAGATCGTTTAATGGATAAATTCGGTACGAATGTTGAAATCTTGGAAAAAGATGGTAAAGGAAAAATCGAAATCGAATATTTGTCCCAAAAAGATTTAACACGGATTTTGGATATTCTAGATATTCGCTTTGATGAGTCCTAA
- a CDS encoding ParA family protein yields MARIISVANQKGGVGKTTTTVNLGACLAFIGKKVLLVDIDAQGNATSGMGIRKPDVAKDIYDVLVNEEPIKEAILPSSRENMDIVPATIQLAGAEIELTSMMARESRLKSALEEVKDDYDFIFIDCPPSLGHLTINAFTASDSILIPVQCEYYALEGLSQLLNTVRLVQKHFNPGLEIEGVLLTMYDARTNLGAEVVEEVRRYFQEKVYDTIIPRNVRLSEAPSHGLAIIDYDPSSKGAEVYQALAKEVLTREK; encoded by the coding sequence ATGGCACGAATTATTTCTGTGGCAAATCAAAAAGGTGGCGTCGGCAAGACGACCACAACGGTTAATTTAGGAGCTTGTTTAGCTTTTATCGGCAAAAAAGTATTGTTAGTAGACATCGATGCCCAAGGTAATGCCACGAGTGGTATGGGCATTCGCAAGCCCGATGTAGCCAAAGATATTTACGATGTTTTAGTAAATGAAGAGCCGATTAAAGAAGCAATTTTACCTAGTTCGCGAGAAAATATGGATATTGTGCCTGCAACGATTCAGTTGGCCGGTGCAGAAATTGAGTTAACGTCAATGATGGCTCGTGAATCTCGGTTGAAATCAGCTTTGGAAGAAGTGAAAGACGATTATGATTTTATTTTTATCGATTGTCCGCCTTCTCTTGGCCATTTGACCATTAATGCTTTTACGGCCAGTGATTCAATTTTAATTCCAGTGCAGTGTGAATATTATGCATTGGAAGGTTTAAGTCAGTTGTTAAACACTGTGCGTTTAGTACAAAAACATTTTAACCCTGGTTTGGAAATTGAGGGTGTTTTGTTAACCATGTATGATGCTAGAACCAATCTTGGGGCGGAAGTAGTAGAGGAAGTGCGCCGCTATTTCCAAGAGAAAGTTTACGACACGATCATTCCTCGTAATGTGCGACTTTCAGAAGCGCCAAGTCACGGACTCGCTATCATTGATTATGATCCAAGTTCAAAAGGTGCGGAAGTTTATCAAGCACTAGCAAAGGAAGTGTTGACCCGTGAAAAATAA
- the rsmG gene encoding 16S rRNA (guanine(527)-N(7))-methyltransferase RsmG produces MLPEEFQQQLAQKGIELSSTQMQQFEQYYELLVEWNEKMNLTAITEKKEVYLKHFYDSILLGVAVDLKAEAAICDVGAGAGFPSIPLKIAFPGLKVAIVDSLNKRITFLNHLAQSLNLTEVDFYHDRAETFGQNPAFRAKFDYVTARAVARLNVLTELCLPLVKKDGFFFALKAAKSDEELIEAKNAIATLGGKFIEDKELALPNGDMRHILVIQKKKETPKKYPRKPGMPNKQPLK; encoded by the coding sequence ATGTTACCAGAAGAATTTCAGCAGCAGTTGGCCCAAAAAGGCATTGAATTAAGTTCTACTCAAATGCAACAGTTTGAACAATATTACGAACTGTTAGTTGAATGGAATGAAAAAATGAATTTAACGGCGATTACTGAAAAAAAAGAAGTTTACTTGAAGCATTTTTACGATTCGATTTTACTTGGTGTGGCAGTGGATTTAAAAGCAGAGGCTGCTATTTGTGATGTTGGTGCAGGAGCGGGTTTTCCCAGCATTCCTTTAAAAATTGCTTTTCCTGGGTTAAAAGTCGCTATCGTCGATTCTCTCAATAAACGAATTACGTTTTTAAATCATTTAGCTCAAAGTTTGAATTTGACGGAGGTTGATTTTTATCACGATCGCGCTGAAACGTTTGGTCAAAACCCAGCATTTCGCGCGAAATTTGATTATGTCACGGCTAGAGCAGTTGCACGATTGAATGTTTTAACAGAATTATGCCTGCCTCTGGTAAAAAAAGACGGCTTTTTCTTTGCTTTAAAAGCTGCAAAATCAGATGAAGAATTGATAGAAGCTAAAAATGCCATTGCGACGCTGGGAGGCAAATTCATAGAAGATAAAGAGCTTGCTTTGCCCAATGGTGATATGCGACACATTTTGGTAATCCAAAAGAAAAAAGAAACACCAAAAAAATATCCCCGCAAACCCGGTATGCCTAACAAACAGCCGTTAAAATAG
- a CDS encoding zinc-binding dehydrogenase, protein MPVILITKLAQKTDVSYDFLFMQPDGKQLAVLTKRIEAKQFQPIIDSVISLTEIQKAVAHCASGRVKGKISLAVDEKLAQEFKHTVN, encoded by the coding sequence TTGCCAGTTATCCTAATTACCAAATTAGCCCAAAAAACGGATGTATCCTATGATTTTTTATTTATGCAACCAGACGGCAAGCAATTAGCTGTCTTAACCAAACGAATTGAAGCAAAACAATTCCAACCAATCATTGACAGCGTTATTTCGCTAACTGAAATTCAAAAAGCCGTTGCCCATTGCGCTTCTGGGCGCGTCAAGGGAAAAATTAGTTTAGCAGTGGATGAAAAATTAGCACAAGAATTTAAACATACAGTAAACTAA
- a CDS encoding alanine/glycine:cation symporter family protein, with product MDKVLVKLNELIWGAPMIGLILGIGLILTVGCRLIQLRKLPLALKFMVQDEEDGKGDVSSFQALCTALSATIGTGNIVGVATAIVAGGPGALFWLELAGLLGMATKYAEGVLAVKYRSFDSDKKALGGPFYYIEKGLGEKWRPLGKAFALFGILAGLLGIGTLTQINGITSAAETFFDPDKNHRLQLFGNHYSWAVIISGLLVTMCVAGVLIGGVKRIAKVSEIIVPAMIVLYVSLCLWLIVLNGDKLPSVIVLIFRSAFGLEAAAGGALGAMMIAMQKGIARGIFSNESGLGSAPIAAAAARTNEPVRQGLVSMTGTFIDTIIVCNMTGMAIILTDAWKIGKDGAAVTIYAFSQALPLSETVVSFLLMICLVFFAFTTILGWNYYSERCLAYLFNTNKFANSFKALYVAAVFIGPYLTVSAVWTLADICNGLMAFPNLIALIFLSPVVVRETRKFFTVKKTASSLVTAKFSVDED from the coding sequence ATGGATAAGGTGTTAGTAAAATTGAACGAGTTAATTTGGGGTGCCCCCATGATTGGGTTGATTTTGGGGATTGGGTTGATTTTGACGGTTGGTTGTCGTTTGATTCAGCTAAGAAAATTGCCATTGGCGTTAAAATTCATGGTTCAAGACGAAGAAGACGGTAAAGGGGATGTTTCAAGTTTCCAAGCCTTGTGTACGGCGTTATCTGCTACGATCGGGACAGGAAATATCGTGGGAGTAGCAACGGCCATTGTTGCCGGTGGTCCCGGAGCATTGTTTTGGCTGGAATTAGCAGGACTTTTGGGCATGGCGACAAAATATGCAGAAGGAGTCCTCGCAGTAAAATATCGTTCATTTGATTCAGACAAGAAAGCATTGGGAGGTCCTTTTTATTATATTGAAAAAGGGTTGGGGGAAAAATGGCGTCCGCTAGGTAAAGCTTTTGCTTTGTTTGGTATATTAGCAGGACTGTTAGGAATTGGTACCTTAACACAAATTAATGGGATTACATCTGCAGCCGAAACATTTTTTGATCCCGATAAAAATCACAGGTTACAATTATTTGGCAATCATTATTCCTGGGCCGTAATTATTTCAGGTTTACTCGTTACCATGTGTGTTGCCGGTGTTTTAATTGGGGGAGTCAAACGGATTGCTAAAGTTTCAGAAATTATTGTTCCGGCAATGATTGTTTTATATGTAAGTTTATGTTTGTGGTTGATTGTCTTGAATGGGGATAAATTGCCTAGTGTAATTGTCTTAATTTTTCGGAGTGCCTTTGGTCTTGAAGCTGCCGCCGGGGGTGCATTAGGAGCGATGATGATCGCGATGCAAAAAGGAATTGCTCGGGGAATATTTTCCAATGAATCTGGTCTTGGTAGTGCGCCGATTGCCGCTGCCGCCGCTCGTACGAATGAACCTGTGCGCCAAGGTTTAGTTTCCATGACGGGTACATTTATTGATACGATTATTGTTTGTAATATGACAGGAATGGCAATTATTTTAACAGATGCGTGGAAAATCGGGAAAGATGGCGCAGCAGTAACAATTTATGCTTTTAGTCAAGCGTTACCGCTTTCGGAGACTGTTGTTTCGTTTTTATTGATGATTTGTTTAGTTTTCTTTGCTTTTACGACGATTTTGGGATGGAATTATTATTCAGAGCGTTGTTTGGCGTACCTTTTTAACACCAATAAATTTGCTAATTCATTTAAAGCTTTATATGTAGCGGCTGTTTTCATAGGCCCATATTTGACCGTTTCAGCCGTATGGACACTGGCAGATATTTGTAATGGTTTAATGGCATTTCCTAATCTCATAGCATTGATTTTTTTAAGTCCCGTGGTGGTCAGAGAAACCCGGAAATTTTTTACGGTCAAAAAAACAGCAAGCTCGCTTGTAACAGCAAAATTTTCTGTGGATGAGGACTAG
- a CDS encoding FusB/FusC family EF-G-binding protein gives MNLEPYQFFALAKDIDDLINVYQSVNDKQTVNAVQALTTEKINTILPENTTQKAALVEFILNPHLTKAAAERYLNDLKEQVTPFVVPSSKQVEKIFRKTKKLHLPNFDAMDLKEHTYVGWNDAGQQQKFMLYYDESGLQGLKGNFSSNILKNVCSICHKTSEVALFLATTKKGGDGTYTKRGNYICVDSDKCNHQLYDKKQLLEFVAKVN, from the coding sequence ATGAATTTAGAACCTTATCAATTTTTTGCACTAGCAAAAGACATTGATGATTTGATTAATGTTTATCAATCTGTCAATGACAAACAAACAGTCAATGCCGTCCAGGCTTTAACAACTGAAAAAATTAATACAATTTTGCCAGAAAACACTACTCAAAAAGCAGCCTTGGTAGAATTTATTTTAAATCCACATTTGACAAAAGCCGCAGCTGAACGTTATTTAAACGATTTAAAAGAGCAAGTGACACCCTTTGTTGTGCCAAGTAGTAAGCAAGTGGAAAAAATTTTTCGCAAAACCAAAAAATTACATTTACCAAATTTTGACGCTATGGATTTAAAAGAACACACCTATGTCGGCTGGAATGATGCTGGTCAGCAACAAAAGTTTATGTTGTATTATGACGAGAGTGGCCTCCAAGGTTTAAAAGGTAACTTTTCAAGTAATATCTTAAAAAATGTTTGCTCCATTTGTCATAAAACCAGTGAAGTTGCGCTATTTTTAGCGACGACCAAAAAAGGTGGCGACGGAACTTACACAAAACGTGGAAACTATATTTGTGTCGATAGCGACAAATGCAATCATCAGCTTTATGATAAAAAACAGCTGCTTGAGTTTGTCGCCAAAGTAAATTAA
- a CDS encoding LCP family protein, with amino-acid sequence MKVLFIFEDGIFSTFFVYDLQDNGTLWRICPEIKLHNITLGELYVKNSITDFLKYFSVAFSQNVTKYFILTKKEGLAAVKEAGLGADGLLTITVEKDFTALKNGQKFLLGPQKLSLAEIDAYSSYQIDDDQSFDVFTRQEDLIRFMKWKTVTPSLSAITQNLGTVKEHTKSNLGLRDMLKLGTGYLAKGNARMKKITVPAAGTYSVTGNFPYQLDKVNWDKNSIQLHPDLRSD; translated from the coding sequence ATGAAAGTTTTATTTATTTTTGAGGACGGTATTTTTTCCACATTTTTTGTTTATGACTTACAGGATAACGGTACTTTATGGCGTATTTGCCCCGAAATCAAGCTACACAATATTACCTTAGGAGAATTGTACGTCAAAAATTCAATCACTGATTTTTTGAAATACTTCTCTGTTGCATTTTCTCAAAACGTGACCAAATATTTTATTTTGACAAAAAAAGAAGGATTAGCTGCAGTGAAAGAGGCTGGCCTGGGCGCAGATGGTCTGTTAACCATTACAGTTGAAAAAGATTTTACCGCTTTAAAAAACGGTCAAAAATTCTTACTCGGACCGCAGAAACTCTCGCTAGCCGAAATTGATGCTTATTCAAGTTATCAAATCGACGATGATCAATCTTTTGATGTTTTCACTCGGCAAGAAGATTTAATTCGCTTTATGAAATGGAAAACCGTAACTCCCAGCCTAAGCGCCATTACACAAAACTTAGGTACGGTCAAAGAGCATACAAAAAGTAATCTGGGTTTACGGGATATGCTAAAACTTGGTACAGGGTATCTGGCTAAGGGTAACGCCCGTATGAAAAAAATCACTGTGCCAGCTGCTGGTACTTACAGTGTCACCGGTAACTTTCCCTATCAATTAGACAAAGTAAATTGGGATAAAAATAGCATTCAACTACATCCCGATTTACGCAGTGACTAA
- a CDS encoding SPFH domain-containing protein, translated as MVIIVEQGEVKVVESFGKYVKSLDPGLHFLIPILYNVKQRVSLKQIPIQIDPQSVITKDNVIVEIDEAIKYHVTDVRAFVYDNQNSVVSMIQDCQSNLRGIIGKMDLNEVLNGTEEINVALFESVKDITAGYGLSIDRINIGEISVSDEIVNSMNKLITASRDKESLITISEGKKQSVILDSEAKASEMEIDAAARAKQTKIDATARAERIKIDAEAEAQRIQIVTEAEKKRIKEINQAIQESQIDEKMLSYLGIEAFKHVVENNHNTVILPSNLTEIGNIPAIKQVWDATDKK; from the coding sequence ATGGTCATCATTGTGGAACAAGGAGAAGTAAAAGTTGTAGAAAGTTTTGGGAAGTACGTGAAATCCTTAGATCCAGGTTTACATTTTCTAATTCCTATTTTATACAACGTCAAACAACGCGTTTCTTTAAAGCAAATCCCTATTCAAATTGACCCTCAAAGTGTGATTACAAAAGATAATGTTATCGTAGAAATCGATGAAGCAATCAAGTATCATGTCACAGATGTCCGTGCTTTTGTTTACGATAACCAAAATTCAGTTGTTTCCATGATTCAAGATTGTCAGTCTAATTTACGGGGCATTATTGGAAAAATGGATTTAAATGAAGTGTTAAATGGGACCGAAGAAATTAATGTCGCTTTGTTTGAAAGTGTGAAAGATATTACTGCAGGTTATGGATTATCAATTGACCGCATTAATATTGGCGAAATTTCAGTATCAGATGAAATCGTGAATTCGATGAATAAACTAATTACAGCGAGTCGCGATAAAGAATCTTTGATTACCATTTCAGAAGGTAAAAAACAATCTGTTATTTTGGACTCTGAAGCCAAAGCCTCGGAAATGGAGATTGATGCAGCAGCACGGGCAAAACAAACAAAAATTGATGCGACAGCCCGAGCAGAAAGAATTAAAATCGATGCAGAAGCAGAAGCGCAACGGATTCAAATTGTGACAGAAGCAGAAAAAAAACGAATCAAAGAAATTAACCAAGCCATTCAAGAAAGTCAAATTGATGAAAAAATGCTGTCTTATCTAGGCATTGAAGCCTTTAAGCATGTGGTGGAAAATAATCATAATACCGTTATCTTACCAAGTAATTTAACGGAGATTGGCAATATCCCGGCAATTAAACAAGTTTGGGATGCGACGGATAAAAAATAG
- the mnmG gene encoding tRNA uridine-5-carboxymethylaminomethyl(34) synthesis enzyme MnmG yields MEYQAENYDVIVVGAGHAGSEAALANARMGNKTLLLTINLDMVAFMPCNPSVGGPAKGVVVREIDALGGEMGKNIDKTYIQMRMLNTGKGPAVRALRAQADKHAYAQEMKHTIEKEENLTLRQGMAEKLIVEEGVCQGVITNTGARYSAKAVIITAGTALRGEIIIGELKYSSGPNNSQPSVGLANSLKELGFEIARFKTGTPPRVKAGSIDYNQTEIQPGDKEANHFSFSTPDSAYKQEQEPCWLTYTSPKTHEIIRANLHRAPMFTGIVEGVGARYCPSIEDKIVRFADKERHQLFLEPEGLNTEEVYVQGLSTSMPEDVQVDMLRSIAGLQNVEMMRTGYAIEYDVVVPHQLRPTLETKLIENLYTAGQTNGTSGYEEAAGQGLIAGINAGLKVQGKEPLILKRSDGYIGVMIDDLVTKGTQEPYRLLTSRAEYRLILRHDNADLRLTEMGHEIGLVKEEQYQAYLAKKEAVENEIARLMKIRIKPTAQVQAFLEKKGAAQLKDGVLANEFLRRPEISYAELLQFIEADENLSPKEIEQVEIQIKYEGYIKKALEKVEKLKRMEAKKIPTNIDYEAINGLATEARQKLTKIQPETIAQASRISGVNPADLSILMVYIEQGRIAKVTN; encoded by the coding sequence ATGGAATATCAAGCAGAGAATTATGATGTTATCGTTGTCGGTGCTGGTCATGCGGGAAGTGAAGCAGCGTTAGCGAATGCACGTATGGGCAATAAAACGCTGCTTTTGACGATTAATTTGGATATGGTGGCCTTTATGCCATGTAATCCTTCAGTTGGTGGTCCAGCTAAAGGGGTTGTGGTGCGAGAAATTGATGCCCTCGGCGGTGAGATGGGTAAAAATATCGACAAGACATATATCCAAATGCGAATGCTAAATACAGGTAAAGGTCCGGCAGTTCGAGCGTTGCGTGCACAAGCAGATAAACATGCTTATGCGCAAGAAATGAAGCATACAATTGAAAAAGAAGAAAATTTGACCTTGCGTCAAGGAATGGCAGAAAAATTAATCGTTGAAGAGGGTGTTTGTCAAGGTGTAATTACTAACACGGGTGCTCGTTACAGTGCAAAAGCGGTCATTATTACCGCCGGCACTGCGTTAAGAGGTGAAATTATCATCGGTGAATTAAAATACTCTTCTGGTCCTAATAATTCCCAGCCTTCAGTTGGTCTTGCCAATAGTTTAAAAGAATTGGGTTTTGAAATTGCGCGTTTTAAAACGGGGACACCACCACGGGTTAAAGCAGGTTCAATTGATTATAATCAAACAGAAATTCAACCTGGCGATAAAGAAGCGAATCACTTTAGTTTTTCAACACCAGATAGTGCCTACAAACAAGAGCAAGAACCGTGCTGGTTAACATATACCAGTCCTAAAACCCACGAAATCATTCGGGCTAATTTACATCGTGCGCCAATGTTTACCGGTATTGTTGAAGGTGTAGGGGCGAGATATTGTCCGTCAATTGAAGATAAGATTGTGCGTTTTGCCGATAAAGAACGCCATCAACTTTTCTTAGAACCAGAAGGCTTAAACACAGAAGAAGTTTATGTGCAAGGTTTGTCTACTTCAATGCCAGAAGATGTGCAAGTGGATATGTTGCGTTCGATTGCGGGTTTGCAAAACGTCGAAATGATGCGGACAGGTTATGCGATTGAATACGATGTGGTCGTGCCTCATCAATTGCGCCCAACATTGGAAACAAAATTAATTGAAAATCTCTATACTGCAGGTCAAACAAACGGTACTTCTGGATATGAAGAAGCAGCTGGCCAAGGTTTAATCGCCGGAATTAATGCTGGCTTAAAAGTACAAGGCAAAGAGCCGTTAATTTTAAAACGTAGCGATGGTTATATTGGCGTAATGATTGACGACTTAGTGACAAAAGGGACACAAGAACCTTATCGTCTTTTAACTAGTCGTGCGGAATATCGTTTGATTTTGCGCCACGATAATGCGGATTTGCGTCTAACAGAAATGGGTCATGAAATTGGTTTAGTGAAAGAAGAACAATACCAAGCTTATTTGGCTAAAAAAGAAGCTGTTGAAAATGAAATTGCCCGCTTAATGAAAATTAGAATTAAACCCACGGCGCAAGTACAAGCCTTTTTAGAGAAAAAAGGCGCAGCGCAATTAAAAGACGGTGTCTTGGCCAACGAATTTTTACGCCGACCAGAAATTAGTTACGCTGAATTACTGCAATTTATCGAAGCTGACGAGAATCTTTCCCCAAAAGAGATCGAACAAGTTGAAATTCAAATTAAATACGAAGGCTACATCAAAAAAGCCTTAGAAAAAGTAGAAAAATTAAAACGGATGGAAGCCAAAAAGATTCCAACTAACATTGATTACGAGGCGATTAATGGTCTGGCAACAGAAGCGCGTCAGAAATTAACTAAGATTCAACCAGAAACCATTGCTCAAGCAAGCCGCATTAGTGGTGTCAATCCTGCTGACTTGAGTATTTTAATGGTTTATATCGAACAAGGTAGAATTGCAAAAGTTACCAATTAA